Genomic DNA from Vicinamibacterales bacterium:
TCTGGGAACAAGCCTTGGCGGAGACCTTAAAGGCCGCATCTCACTCCCTCGCGGTTCAGGACCTACTATCGTATTCGTACAGGGTGTCAGAAGTGAGGCGCTTCCCAAACAAGACACCGTCATTACCCACCTCGTTGGCGGAGAATTCACCCCATCTGTCGCGATCGCCTATGTTGGAAATCAGTTCATTTTCAAAAATGAGGATGACGCATTACATACGACGCATCTTTATCTCCATTTGGCCTACCAAAAAGAAGTGTCGGGGCGACCCATCAAGAACGGTGCAACGCTCTACAACATCGCTCTACCGAAACCTGGAATGGAAGTGAGCCGGCCAGTTAAGCCTTATTTTCGATTCAGTGCTGACACTGGAGTCATCGATGTCCGCTGTAATTCTCATCCAACAGAATCCGCGACGGTCCTTGTGTTCGATCACCCTTTTGTAACGGTTGCTGATTCAGATGGTGCTTTTAATATTTCAGGAGTGCCGGCAGGAACGCATGAGGTCTGGATTTGGCAAGATGGAGGTGCCTCAATATGGAAATCGATCGAGGTGTCAGACTCATGATGACCCGCCTTGCAATCACCCTCGCGTTGATCGTTACGGTGCAAGCCGAGGGATTGCCACGCTTCACGTTTACGAATTATGACGGTCAAGTTGTCTCTAATCATACTCTTGTTGGCAAAGTCACAGTCGTTGTGCCTACCTACGCGAAATGCGTGTTTGCATGCCCCATGATCACTTCACGGTTGATCGAACTGGATGGAAAACTGCAGAACCCGGAAACCATTCAGTATCTTCATGTCTCCATTCAACCCGAAGAAGACACCACGGAAGAAATATTGAGTCACTTCAGCGACCATGCGATCGAAGCAAATCAAGATTCACGATGGTTGTTTGCAAATGGCCCCAAGAAACAGATCGAGAACTTTCTTGCAGAGATCGGAATTGAAATTACTCGCACCACAGTCGACCAGGGAGTCCTAATCGAACACACAACTCGAGTTTATGTGGTGGATCAAGACGGTGCGATAGCTGCCGTTTTTGGAACCTATTACTGGGATGATGAGGAGATGGAAAGTGTCCTTCAACGCCTATCTGTCAAGACCTGAGCGTCGCGAGTTTCTTCGCGTGACTGCCCTAAGCAGTGCATCACTCGTCACTTCAAGTTATTGTCCACTGCTTGAAGGCGCAAGCACTCCGAATATAGCCGGCTGCCGCCTTATGGAATTCGATGTGAGTTACACCACCGAAATCAGCAGTCTTCCCCGTGATGCCAAAGTATTCAGTGTCTGGATGCCGTTACCTTCCACTGATCATGCACAAGACATCTCCAACGTGCAGATTGAAAGCAGCTTGTCATACGACGTGACCCAAACTGAAGCTTTTTTCTCTGACACATTGCACGTTCATGCCAAAGCTTCACAAGCTCCTTGTAAGATCGAAGCGCGTTATCATATCGCTCGCTCACGAGTTGGAGTTCACGCGGAAGCCGTAAATATGCGGGACCTCGCCAATTACCTGCAAACCACTAGGACGGTTCGCATGACTCCTGATATTGAAGATTTTGCAACCCGCATCATTGGTGAGGCAAGTCATCCATTAGAGATTGGTCGCCGCGTTTTTAGAGGAATTCAATCTTTACTCACTTACGATAATACTATTCCTGGCTGTGGCACTGGAGATACTGCGTGGATCATGAAGCATCACCGAGGCAAGTGTGATGACTACCACGCACTGTTTATGGCCATCATGGTTTCTCGTGGAATACCCGTCAGATGGGAACAGGGGTTTCCACTCCCGTTCCCAGATGAAACAACAAATACTGGCGGCCAAATTGAGGGCGATTGTACCGGCTCGCACTGCTGGGTGAGTTTCTATGTTCCGGAGTACGGATGGGTGCCTGTCGATGTTTCTGAGGCAGACAAGACGCCTTTTGCTGGAGATTTCTATTTCGGCAACCTCACGCCAAATCGATTCCAAGTTTCAACTGGGCGTTCGGTCGTATTGAACCCTAAGCAAGGAGGCGATCCTTTGCCGAGTTTTGCGTTTTCGTATGCCGAAGCAGACGGAATACCACTTGTGTACCTTGTTAATTACCAAAACATTATTAGTTACAGTGTCACCAATGTGGAGTTCTCTTGATAATTGAGATTTGGGGCGGCAAGTCGATAAATCGCATAAGACGGCACGCTAGGAGAACGAAAAATGAAAAAACTTAATTGCAAGGCGACGGCTGTGACCGTTGGCCTATTCCTGGGAGGATGGATTTTTTTGGTACATATTTCAAACTTAACCTGGCCTGGCTACGGACAAGCGGCCCTCGATGTCATCGCTTCGATTTATCCTGGCTATCATCCAACTGCTAGTTTTGCTCAAGTCCTTATCGGCACCCTATACGGACTGTTGGACGGCGCAGTCGGCGGAGCCCTTTTCGCCTGGCTCTATAACTTGTGGGCCGATAAATTTGCAGGATGCATTCACTGCTCTCATGGTGCCGAGTGATTATGGTTCGATCTCTCCACCATTTACGCCTATTGCTGAGTTCAAGCCAACAATGACAATGGAAATGAAAAAAGTCTGTCTGATTGCGATCTGCGGAATGATGACTCTTGCTATCACCAGAGACGCCACGCCTCAATCAGTAGCTGAGGTTGGACAAACTCCTCCACCGTTTTCACTTTCTGATGAATTTCAGGATCTGCATAGACTAGAGGATTACCTAGGAAAACCGATTATCCTCTACTTTACCCACAACATGTGCCATTACTGCACGCAAGTGATTGCATTTCTAAAACGTGCACAAACGAGATACCAAGGCACCGATCTTGTGATTTTGACTATCAATGTTTGGGCAGACGAAGGCGAATTAATTAAACGCTATAAGGAAGCATACGACCTTCCGTTCCCTATGCTGGCTGGCAAGAATCTGAACTTGCTACGAGATTACGAAGTCAATTATGTGCCGATAATTGTCTTCATTAATCGCGAAGGATTGGTTCAACGACTTTATCATCACTACATACTGGAAACAGACTTCTTAAAAAGTGCGTCGGCCATCGTCGAGGGCAAATAATGGTGAACCCGCGCTCGACAGGTGCCCTCCCTGGCCACCCGTCTTTTTCAATCGATTGACTTGAATCCACTATTCATTTTGTAGAATCCACGCCACACCTGAACCGGTGCCGTAGGCAACAAGAGCTACCAGGCTTCCAAGGCAAAGCATGATTGTTCCGCTGATCCACCAGCGACCAGCAGTCACGACCGTTTGAGCCGCGCCGATTCCAAATTGGACAGCCAGGGCACAGACGATCGCCACTCCAAAGCGGTCTGATAAATCAGGGACGAGATAGGGTACAAGTGGAACTATGCCGGCGCCGATGAAGGCCAGCATGGTGGCGAGTCCATGACGTATTGGCTGGGATTCTACCTCGGGTTGATGTTGACGCTCTAATGCACTTTCACGGGCCCGAATACTGAGGTAATTGCCGACACCCATTGCGAGCCCATCCGCAAGAAGATTTGCGAGGCCCACAATGACCACTGCTCGAGCCGACAAAGCTCCACCGGTAATACCAGCCACGACCGCAAAGGTGGTCAGAACTCCATCAGTTCCTCCATAAACCAAGTCAGCAACGTAATGTTGCAACAACCCATAAGCGTCCTTCGGTTCTTTATGCAGACAGAGACGTTTCGGGTTCGGGTGTAGAGTTGTCACGAATATTCTTCTCTTGCTTGAAGATGCAAGACATTGTTGTCAAGTCTTAATTCAAGTTGTATGACATTCGTCATAGGAAATTCGAAGATCGCTGGACATGCTTTTCGTTAGTTGAATTTTTTTCACCAATTCAATAACCTACCGGAACTCTTCATATGACCACAGCACTACATCCCAAAGGCACAAACGCCAAAATACTTTTAACCTCGGTCTTTGGTCCGTTTGGGCAGGATGATGAATACGGAAGCCGGGCAATTAATCCAATGGAGCTGTACCACAATCAAGTGACGAGAGAGCAAGGGCCATTTTCATTACGAATGCATCATCGGTCATGGGGGCTAATGCTCATCCAGGAAAATCTTTCAGCGTCTTCGACACTTCTTGATTTTCCTGATCGCGCTCGCTTCATACAGGAGATAAGAATCAAAGACTATGACATTGTAGGGATCTCTGGAATTATCGTGAATGTGGGAAAAGTCCAGGAATTATGCCGCTTGGTGCGCTTACACTCACCAACTTCAACCATCGTGGTTGGCGGACATGTTGCTGCCATTCCAGGTGTTGAACAGTTGCTTGATGCCGATCATATTGTGAAGGGTGAAGGCGTTCGTTGGTTTCGGGGTTTCCTCGGCGAACCACTTAATCGCCCTATTAAGCATCCCGTAATTCCGTCGTCTTTTGGATTTCGCATTATGGGTATTAGAGCACCAGCTGGCGGCGGTAATCGCGCAGCGACGATTATCCCTTCAGTCGGTTGTCCCATGGGCTGTGATTTTTGCACCACTTCAGATTTTTTTGGTGGAAAAGGTAAATTTGTAAACTTCTACCAACGCGGGAAAGAAGTGTTTCAAGTAATGTGTGAAGCCGAAGACCAGTTGGGCGTTTCATCTTTCTTTATTATGGATGAAAACTTTCTTCTGTATAAGAAGCGGGCCCTTGAATTACATCAGCATATGAAGACGCATGGCAAAGCCTGGTCTCTGTATGTGTTTTCGTCAGCCAACGCTATAGCAAAATACTCAATGCGTGAGCTTATCGATCTTGGGATACGCTGGATTTGGCTGGGATTAGAGTCACCAAATAGTGACTATAAGAAATTAAAGGGCATAGATACGCAAAAACTGACGAAGGAACTGCAAGAGCATGGAATTTCGGTGCTTGGATCAACGATTGTCGGTCTCCCCCATCATACTCCCGAGAATATTTCCCAAGAACTTTCGCATGCAATAGACCACGACGTCGATTTTCACCAGTTCATGTTATATACGCCGATGCCTGGGACGCAGCTCTATATCAGAATGAAAAAAGAAGACCGCATCCTAGACAATCTCAATCTTGCCGACATTCACGGCCAAGACAAATTCAATTTTCAACACCCAGCTATTTCTCGTGAAGCCTCAAAAGAGATCCTTGATGACGCATTCCGACGTGATTACGATTGTAATGGTCCAAGTCTGTACCGTTTAATCCGCACGAAGTTCAATGGCTGGGTGCGGTATCATGATGATGCGGACCCGCGTATCCGAGCAATGGAAGCTATCCAAAAACGAGGGTTCTATGGCTTCGGCATCGCTCTGTGGGTAATGGAACACTATCTGCGGTCTTCACACCCTTCAGTTAGCCAACAGATCCGTGCACTTCGCTTGGACGTCGAGCGTGAAATGGGCGGTTTCAGGGCATTGATTAACAAGGCCCTTGGACCGATACTGTTGTGGATAGCTCAACGAGAGGGGCGACGCTTTCCGAAAGGTCGCCGCCTTGAACCACGCACCTTCCTGAATCGAGTCCAGTCAGAAAGCCAATAGCGTTCTTATTCCAAACTGCCGAAACACATTCTTCATTTGTCACAGGAGGAGACGTAAAAAGCCCTAATGCTATTAGAGGTGTCAGAGGGTTGACACTCCCTGTGGAGCCAGCAACTCCAGAGTTCCATGACCACCATCCCCACGCAGAGGCCGACCGAGAACACCAGGCCCAAGAGCAGCAGGACACTCAGCGTCATCGCCGCCCCCGCAGTCCGTCGAGGGCGAGGCCAACAACCCACACCATGCCAATGAGCAGGAGCGTAGCTATTAGAAAAAGGGCGGCAGCGAGGTGGTCAGTCATGCGTTCCTCACGCGACTAAGTTCGCTCCGCAGCCATGCGATAAACTTTGTGGCCGATGACTTGCCCCCGACGTGGAACTGGATAGGCGTCTCCAACGCCCACAGGTCACAAGGTGGACCCGGCCTCGTACAGAGTGGTCATCTTCCAGCCGTAGATGGATGCCGATAGAGAAGGGACGACCCCTTTCTCTATCGCCACGATTTATGGTGACTCAAGCCGCGACTTCTAACCTTCGCCTTGGGTCATACTCCTAGCACTTTCACCAACACTATACTTGTGGTGCCATGTTGATGAGGCTCCTCCACCCATTCGACTAACCGCGACGTCCAATACATAGGGTTTTCCGTCACGCGTAGCTGCTAAACCACGCTTAAGAGCCGCAGATATGTCAGACGGTGAGGTTACTCGTTCACCACTCACCCCTTGCGCTTCGGCTAGCTTCGCAAAATCAATATCCGGATCGCCTAAGTAGGCTCCGTGAAATTGATCAGCGTCTACCATTCGTCCTTGGTAACGATAATAGGCACTTCGAACCATTTGGTAATTCTTGTTATTCCAAACAATGGTTAAGACAGGAATCTCATAACGTCCCATGGTCCAGAAACCAGATGAGGAATACATAACGGCTCCATCGCCGATATTCAATATTACCTGTCTTCCTGGTGCGGCAATTTGTGCTCCAGCCGCAGCTCCCACACCCCAACCGAGTGAACCTGCCTTTGTCAACAGAAGCTTCTCGTTGTCTCGATAACCGTAGTTGTGAAAATTTTGTCGACCAGTGAAATTCTCTTCAACAATTATCGCATTCAGATCGGCAGCTTGAGCAATCTCGTAATCTAGGCGATCTGGATGGATCGCTGAATTATCAAAATTTCTTCGCGCTGCCTGTTTAACAGCATTTGTACGGCGAAGAACAGCCGGCTCGATTACGCCAAGACGCTCTTGACGAATCCGAGAAAGTCGTTCACCTGTCGCCATTGATTTCACAGAATCAATTAACGAGCG
This window encodes:
- a CDS encoding SCO family protein — translated: MEIDRGVRLMMTRLAITLALIVTVQAEGLPRFTFTNYDGQVVSNHTLVGKVTVVVPTYAKCVFACPMITSRLIELDGKLQNPETIQYLHVSIQPEEDTTEEILSHFSDHAIEANQDSRWLFANGPKKQIENFLAEIGIEITRTTVDQGVLIEHTTRVYVVDQDGAIAAVFGTYYWDDEEMESVLQRLSVKT
- a CDS encoding transglutaminase-like domain-containing protein gives rise to the protein MSFNAYLSRPERREFLRVTALSSASLVTSSYCPLLEGASTPNIAGCRLMEFDVSYTTEISSLPRDAKVFSVWMPLPSTDHAQDISNVQIESSLSYDVTQTEAFFSDTLHVHAKASQAPCKIEARYHIARSRVGVHAEAVNMRDLANYLQTTRTVRMTPDIEDFATRIIGEASHPLEIGRRVFRGIQSLLTYDNTIPGCGTGDTAWIMKHHRGKCDDYHALFMAIMVSRGIPVRWEQGFPLPFPDETTNTGGQIEGDCTGSHCWVSFYVPEYGWVPVDVSEADKTPFAGDFYFGNLTPNRFQVSTGRSVVLNPKQGGDPLPSFAFSYAEADGIPLVYLVNYQNIISYSVTNVEFS
- a CDS encoding TlpA disulfide reductase family protein, whose product is MVPSDYGSISPPFTPIAEFKPTMTMEMKKVCLIAICGMMTLAITRDATPQSVAEVGQTPPPFSLSDEFQDLHRLEDYLGKPIILYFTHNMCHYCTQVIAFLKRAQTRYQGTDLVILTINVWADEGELIKRYKEAYDLPFPMLAGKNLNLLRDYEVNYVPIIVFINREGLVQRLYHHYILETDFLKSASAIVEGK
- a CDS encoding VIT1/CCC1 transporter family protein; protein product: MTTLHPNPKRLCLHKEPKDAYGLLQHYVADLVYGGTDGVLTTFAVVAGITGGALSARAVVIVGLANLLADGLAMGVGNYLSIRARESALERQHQPEVESQPIRHGLATMLAFIGAGIVPLVPYLVPDLSDRFGVAIVCALAVQFGIGAAQTVVTAGRWWISGTIMLCLGSLVALVAYGTGSGVAWILQNE
- a CDS encoding radical SAM protein, yielding MTTALHPKGTNAKILLTSVFGPFGQDDEYGSRAINPMELYHNQVTREQGPFSLRMHHRSWGLMLIQENLSASSTLLDFPDRARFIQEIRIKDYDIVGISGIIVNVGKVQELCRLVRLHSPTSTIVVGGHVAAIPGVEQLLDADHIVKGEGVRWFRGFLGEPLNRPIKHPVIPSSFGFRIMGIRAPAGGGNRAATIIPSVGCPMGCDFCTTSDFFGGKGKFVNFYQRGKEVFQVMCEAEDQLGVSSFFIMDENFLLYKKRALELHQHMKTHGKAWSLYVFSSANAIAKYSMRELIDLGIRWIWLGLESPNSDYKKLKGIDTQKLTKELQEHGISVLGSTIVGLPHHTPENISQELSHAIDHDVDFHQFMLYTPMPGTQLYIRMKKEDRILDNLNLADIHGQDKFNFQHPAISREASKEILDDAFRRDYDCNGPSLYRLIRTKFNGWVRYHDDADPRIRAMEAIQKRGFYGFGIALWVMEHYLRSSHPSVSQQIRALRLDVEREMGGFRALINKALGPILLWIAQREGRRFPKGRRLEPRTFLNRVQSESQ